From Candidatus Binataceae bacterium, the proteins below share one genomic window:
- a CDS encoding response regulator transcription factor, translating to MQPLRLLLVEDEERLAGNLRQGLSEAGIALDWVRSAEEAELILARHAYDLMVLDIGLPGKSGVEFLREQRKNGDSTPVLFLTARGSVDDRVTGLESGGDDYLVKPFAFAELLARIHALSRRRPTAQSPLLKVADLEFDTVKRRARRAGRPLALSPKEAMLLEVLMRHAGEIVTRDMIAETVWDSGYNVFTNLIEVFVNRLRQKIDADPKNSLISTVRGVGYSMKAP from the coding sequence ATGCAGCCGTTGCGTTTGCTGCTGGTCGAGGATGAAGAGCGCCTTGCGGGTAATTTGCGCCAAGGACTGAGCGAAGCGGGTATTGCGCTCGATTGGGTCAGGTCGGCCGAGGAAGCCGAGCTGATTCTCGCCCGCCACGCCTACGACCTGATGGTACTGGATATTGGCCTGCCCGGAAAAAGCGGCGTTGAGTTTCTTCGCGAACAACGCAAGAACGGCGACTCCACACCGGTGCTGTTTCTCACCGCGCGCGGTTCAGTCGATGATCGCGTGACCGGGCTGGAGAGCGGTGGCGACGACTACCTCGTAAAGCCATTTGCTTTCGCAGAACTACTCGCACGCATCCATGCGCTCTCGCGACGCAGGCCGACTGCACAATCGCCGCTTCTCAAGGTTGCCGATCTCGAGTTCGACACGGTCAAGCGGCGCGCGCGCCGCGCGGGAAGACCGCTAGCGCTCTCGCCAAAAGAGGCGATGCTTCTGGAAGTATTGATGCGTCATGCGGGAGAAATCGTTACCCGCGACATGATCGCCGAGACGGTATGGGACTCCGGCTACAATGTGTTCACCAACCTCATCGAGGTGTTCGTAAACCGTCTGCGCCAGAAGATCGACGCCGACCCGAAGAATTCGTTGATCTCGACTGTTCGCGGCGTGGGCTACTCGATGAAGGCCCCCTAA
- a CDS encoding TolC family protein translates to MTLNVGWRIALGAVAFLATGTGRVAAAPLTLNEAIDRALIFAPSVSMVSAESEVSKARTREQRAPLFPTLTAGTEYYQAPGYNTTVTNRGLSAGLIALNYTAWDWGRREAQYRAARYVSEAAQLGVAAARAQIAFDTSIAYYDLLRARASERELGLNLQRLSRYEATVEALQASGRAIINDVLKIRSARNAAELVLSSAHNATQLATANLGSLLGDFNASDIEIVETSDIPSLPSGDLVETPAMQAALRAISSAELQVKAAKAARLPTFQIALTTGALGIDPPETATHNSGASYDGVLSMPLFDGGAISSRIDQAKAKVNAATAQSRQTRYLLERRLKDASLRYEQATQALAILARSQSTADDAFAMAWTRFLGGGSATLLEVLDSYQQAEQIRLDRFSHQFDARAAAAQTSLLYGRTG, encoded by the coding sequence ATGACGCTCAATGTTGGATGGCGGATCGCGCTTGGCGCAGTTGCCTTTCTGGCGACGGGGACTGGTCGCGTCGCGGCGGCACCATTGACGCTCAATGAAGCGATCGACCGTGCCCTCATCTTCGCACCCTCGGTCTCGATGGTGTCGGCAGAGAGCGAGGTGAGCAAAGCCCGCACGCGAGAACAGCGCGCGCCACTGTTTCCGACTCTGACTGCCGGCACCGAGTACTATCAGGCACCAGGTTACAACACGACCGTCACCAACCGCGGCCTCTCGGCGGGTCTGATTGCACTCAATTACACGGCGTGGGATTGGGGCCGCCGGGAAGCGCAATATCGCGCGGCACGCTATGTTAGCGAGGCCGCGCAGCTCGGAGTCGCGGCGGCTCGCGCTCAAATCGCGTTCGACACAAGCATCGCGTACTACGATTTGCTGCGGGCCCGAGCGTCCGAGCGTGAACTGGGGCTCAACCTGCAGCGGCTTTCGCGCTACGAAGCTACGGTCGAAGCGCTGCAGGCCAGTGGTCGTGCGATTATCAACGACGTCCTCAAGATCCGCAGCGCGCGCAATGCGGCGGAGCTGGTACTCTCCTCGGCGCACAACGCGACGCAGCTCGCGACCGCCAACCTGGGGTCCTTGCTAGGTGACTTTAATGCCTCAGATATCGAGATTGTCGAGACCAGCGACATTCCGTCGCTGCCCAGTGGCGACCTAGTGGAAACACCGGCAATGCAAGCGGCGTTGCGCGCCATTTCATCGGCCGAGCTGCAAGTGAAAGCGGCCAAAGCTGCCCGCCTGCCGACCTTCCAGATAGCACTGACTACCGGCGCACTAGGCATCGACCCCCCGGAGACTGCGACTCACAATTCCGGCGCCTCGTATGACGGAGTTCTCTCCATGCCACTTTTTGATGGCGGGGCAATCTCGTCTCGCATCGACCAGGCGAAGGCGAAGGTGAACGCCGCGACGGCCCAATCTCGACAAACCCGCTATCTCCTGGAGCGCCGCCTGAAAGATGCCTCCCTTAGATACGAGCAAGCCACCCAGGCACTTGCGATCCTGGCGCGATCCCAGTCGACCGCAGACGACGCATTCGCAATGGCGTGGACGCGATTTCTGGGCGGCGGCAGCGCAACCCTGCTCGAGGTTCTCGACTCATACCAGCAGGCCGAGCAGATTCGGCTCGATCGCTTCAGTCACCAGTTCGACGCGCGCGCCGCGGCGGCCCAGACTAGTTTGCTCTACGGTCGCACCGGATGA
- a CDS encoding HAMP domain-containing sensor histidine kinase: MSIRLRLTIYWALILAAILTISAYAALRLFAHEQWRPMDAALLEEADTSADQLRRADVAQARETIRRLSLEHDVGPHRRVRLVTASGVVADFGDPRAIPPLLSFDNEFRGLVMSSNRAFRFAIIPFTFQGEPAVLQDGVDVTPVRDSIQRLRKTLLLTVPLVLALCVGGGYLLASRALAPIAALAKSLAAIEPTDLRGRLAASPVRDEIGRLIEVINALLDRLERASATERRFASDAAHELRTPLAVLRSGLEVALARDRSPTEQQSALTNAHREVVGLCKIAEELLMLARLNGEVSIDRKPVDLGEVVNEVVGAVEPLAASRNIALHASVSAGARVEGSVTHLRRLVINLVDNALKFTPSGGKIELLLNAAHGIVTLHVMDTGAGIEAAELSLIFDRFFRGAHANGEGSGLGLSLSREIARLHRGQISASNRVSGGSDFVVTLPLASTRPGTLSGEPESPASTTAKA; this comes from the coding sequence ATGAGCATCCGCCTCAGGCTGACGATTTATTGGGCACTGATACTGGCCGCGATCCTGACCATCTCGGCATATGCTGCGCTGCGGCTGTTTGCCCACGAACAATGGCGCCCGATGGATGCCGCGTTGCTCGAGGAAGCCGACACCAGCGCTGACCAACTGCGCCGCGCCGATGTGGCCCAGGCGCGCGAGACCATCCGGCGACTGAGCTTGGAACATGATGTGGGACCGCACCGCAGGGTACGCCTGGTAACGGCAAGCGGGGTTGTCGCGGATTTCGGTGATCCAAGGGCGATCCCGCCGCTTCTTTCCTTTGACAACGAATTCCGCGGCCTGGTCATGAGCTCCAATCGAGCATTCCGCTTCGCGATAATTCCGTTCACCTTTCAAGGTGAGCCCGCCGTTCTACAGGACGGCGTCGACGTGACACCGGTGCGGGACTCGATCCAGCGGCTGCGTAAGACCCTCCTGCTTACAGTTCCCTTGGTACTAGCACTGTGCGTTGGCGGCGGTTATCTGCTTGCAAGCCGTGCGCTGGCACCAATCGCTGCCCTGGCAAAATCGTTGGCAGCGATCGAGCCCACCGATCTGCGCGGCCGCCTGGCAGCCTCACCGGTGCGGGACGAGATCGGCCGCCTGATCGAAGTGATCAACGCACTCCTGGACCGTTTGGAGCGTGCCTCGGCAACCGAGCGGCGATTCGCATCCGACGCCGCTCACGAATTGCGTACCCCCTTGGCCGTCCTACGATCGGGGTTGGAAGTAGCGCTCGCTCGCGATCGGTCTCCAACCGAGCAGCAGAGCGCCCTCACCAACGCGCACCGGGAGGTGGTTGGACTCTGCAAAATCGCCGAAGAACTGCTAATGCTGGCGCGGCTCAACGGCGAGGTCTCCATAGACCGCAAACCAGTCGACTTGGGGGAGGTCGTGAATGAAGTTGTCGGCGCGGTGGAACCGCTTGCGGCGTCGCGCAATATCGCACTCCATGCAAGCGTGAGCGCGGGTGCTCGGGTTGAGGGGAGCGTGACTCACCTGCGCCGCCTGGTAATCAACCTGGTAGACAATGCCCTCAAATTCACCCCGTCTGGCGGCAAAATCGAGTTGCTGCTCAATGCCGCGCATGGAATCGTCACCCTGCACGTTATGGACACCGGCGCGGGAATCGAAGCCGCCGAGTTGTCGCTGATCTTCGATCGCTTCTTTCGTGGTGCCCACGCCAACGGTGAGGGCAGCGGCCTGGGACTGAGCCTCTCCCGCGAAATCGCTAGGCTGCATCGAGGCCAGATCTCCGCGAGCAATCGGGTGAGCGGCGGCAGCGACTTCGTGGTCACGCTGCCACTGGCGTCGACGCGTCCCGGTACTCTCAGCGGCGAGCCGGAATCGCCGGCCAGCACCACAGCGAAAGCTTAA